One Roseomonas gilardii subsp. gilardii genomic region harbors:
- a CDS encoding ABC transporter permease, translated as MRRYLTLRLLQSLVLLLLVSMIGFAILHLAPGGPMSQFMSGGEMSPEDIARVERQLGLDRPLPVQYLEWLGRMLTGDWGRSYRDQQPVLAVIGSHLGATLELMVTSTLIAMLLGCWLGVLSAIRRYSFFDMLVTVGSMVALSIPTFWFGLVVIFLFSVHLDILPAGNRYTMGDGSLLDQLHHLIAPSLVLALVSTAIWSRYMRSSMIDVLHQDFVRTARAKGIPERRILLHHTVRNALLPMITMAGLQLPNLLGGALVTETVFTWPGMGRLFLDSISYRDYPVVMGILMFTAVLVLLGSLMADLLYGVADPRLRLK; from the coding sequence ATGAGGCGCTACCTCACCCTGCGCCTGCTGCAGTCGCTGGTCCTGCTGCTGCTGGTTTCGATGATCGGCTTCGCCATCCTGCATTTGGCACCCGGCGGGCCGATGTCGCAGTTCATGTCGGGCGGCGAGATGTCGCCGGAGGACATCGCCCGGGTCGAGCGCCAGCTCGGCCTCGACCGCCCCCTGCCGGTGCAGTACCTGGAATGGCTGGGGCGGATGCTGACGGGCGACTGGGGCCGCTCCTACCGCGACCAGCAGCCCGTGCTCGCCGTGATCGGCTCGCATCTCGGCGCGACGCTGGAGCTGATGGTCACTTCCACGCTGATCGCCATGCTGCTGGGCTGCTGGCTCGGTGTGCTCAGCGCGATCCGGCGCTACTCCTTCTTCGACATGCTGGTGACGGTGGGCTCGATGGTGGCACTCTCCATCCCGACCTTCTGGTTCGGGCTGGTGGTCATCTTCCTCTTCTCGGTGCATCTCGACATCCTGCCGGCAGGCAACCGCTACACGATGGGCGACGGCTCCCTCCTCGACCAGCTGCACCACCTGATCGCGCCCTCCCTGGTGCTGGCCCTGGTCTCCACCGCGATCTGGAGCCGCTACATGCGTTCCTCCATGATCGACGTGCTGCACCAGGATTTCGTGCGCACCGCGCGGGCCAAGGGCATCCCGGAGCGGCGCATCCTGCTGCATCACACGGTGCGCAACGCGCTGCTGCCGATGATCACCATGGCCGGGCTGCAACTGCCGAACCTGCTGGGGGGCGCGCTGGTGACAGAGACCGTCTTCACCTGGCCGGGCATGGGGCGGCTCTTCCTCGATTCCATCAGCTACCGCGACTATCCGGTGGTGATGGGCATCCTGATGTTCACCGCGGTGCTGGTGCTGCTGGGCAGCCTGATGGCGGACCTGCTCTATGGCGTGGCCGATCCGCGCCTGCGGCTGAAATAG
- a CDS encoding MBL fold metallo-hydrolase, whose product MRRRNLLLAGMAGTLAPAWSGRAAETPPAEDLFRVTVLGSGTPVPSAERFGNATLVECGGQRLLFDFGRGCTIRLWQLRIPLGSIDAHFLTHHHSDHTVGLPDLWLTGWLRPPYGRRKHPFLLYGPPGTEAMARGLRAAYAADIDTRLADERNPEEGIRIDAHDVAPGLVHERDGLRVLAFANDHGDKVKPSYGYRIEYRGRVAVLAGDTRYNGEVVQQGRGADLFLHPVTLIPEALLAADPAYHAVYSHLASPTDAARAFREARPRLAALYHVGLNGDATLADLRTAIRAGYDGPLAIASDLTGFVITRDAVSVVQRDAG is encoded by the coding sequence ATGCGACGCAGGAATCTGCTTCTCGCCGGCATGGCCGGCACCCTCGCCCCGGCCTGGAGCGGAAGGGCGGCGGAGACGCCGCCGGCGGAGGACCTGTTCCGCGTCACCGTGCTCGGCTCCGGCACGCCCGTTCCTTCCGCCGAACGCTTCGGCAATGCCACGCTGGTGGAATGCGGCGGCCAGCGCCTGCTGTTCGATTTCGGGCGCGGCTGCACGATCCGGCTCTGGCAGTTGCGCATCCCGCTCGGCAGCATCGATGCGCATTTCCTGACCCACCATCATTCCGACCATACGGTGGGCCTGCCGGATCTCTGGCTGACCGGCTGGCTGCGCCCGCCCTATGGCCGCCGCAAGCATCCGTTCCTGCTCTACGGGCCGCCGGGCACCGAGGCGATGGCGCGGGGCCTTCGCGCGGCCTATGCCGCCGATATCGACACGCGGCTGGCGGATGAGCGGAACCCGGAGGAAGGCATCCGCATCGATGCCCATGACGTGGCGCCGGGGCTTGTCCATGAACGGGACGGGCTGCGTGTCCTGGCCTTCGCCAACGATCACGGCGACAAGGTGAAGCCGTCCTACGGCTACCGCATCGAGTATCGTGGCCGCGTCGCGGTCCTGGCCGGCGACACGCGCTACAACGGAGAGGTCGTGCAGCAGGGGCGGGGCGCGGATCTCTTCCTCCATCCCGTCACGCTGATTCCGGAGGCGTTGCTGGCGGCCGATCCGGCCTATCACGCCGTCTACAGCCATCTTGCCTCGCCCACTGATGCGGCGCGCGCCTTCCGGGAGGCGAGGCCCCGGCTGGCCGCGCTCTACCATGTCGGGCTGAATGGGGATGCGACGCTGGCCGATCTCCGCACCGCCATCCGCGCGGGCTATGACGGCCCGTTGGCCATCGCATCCGACCTGACCGGCTTCGTGATCACCCGGGACGCCGTTTCGGTCGTCCAGCGCGATGCGGGCTGA
- a CDS encoding D-amino acid dehydrogenase produces MKVLILGSGVVGTASAYYLARAGHEVTVIDRQPTAGMETSFANAGQLSYGYSSPWAGPGIPLKALKWLMMRYRPFVIWPRPDARLGWWLAQMLANCNEEAYRLNKSRMVHIAEYARESLTALRAETGITYDDRQRGTLQVFRTQKQLDHVGDDTGVLDQYGIPYEVLDAAGCVSKEPALGLVREKMVGGLYLPQDETGDVHQFTQRLAKICESMGVAFRYGTTVRMLDTEGSRVTGVVTDAGRLTADRYVVALGSYSAALLRPLGMNLPVYPVKGYSITVPITDPDGAPVSTVMDETYKVAITRLGERIRVGGTAELAGFSLTLRQPRRATLEHSVHDLFPRGGDLSKASFWTGLRPMTPDGTPIVGATPFGNLFTNTGHGTLGWTMACGSGRLLADLVSGRTPEIDSADLSLARYSHVRPEEKAAAEKQAA; encoded by the coding sequence ATGAAGGTTCTCATCCTCGGCAGCGGCGTGGTCGGCACCGCCTCGGCCTATTACCTCGCCAGGGCCGGCCACGAGGTCACGGTCATCGACCGCCAGCCCACGGCGGGGATGGAGACCTCCTTCGCCAATGCGGGGCAACTTTCCTACGGCTATTCCTCGCCCTGGGCCGGGCCGGGCATCCCGCTGAAGGCGCTGAAATGGCTGATGATGCGCTACCGCCCCTTCGTGATCTGGCCGCGCCCGGACGCGCGGCTCGGCTGGTGGCTGGCGCAGATGCTGGCCAACTGCAACGAGGAAGCCTACCGCCTCAACAAGAGCCGCATGGTGCACATCGCGGAATATGCCCGCGAATCCCTGACCGCCCTGCGTGCCGAGACGGGCATCACCTATGACGACCGGCAGCGCGGCACGCTGCAGGTCTTCCGCACGCAGAAGCAGCTCGACCATGTCGGGGACGACACGGGCGTGCTCGACCAGTACGGCATCCCCTATGAGGTGCTGGACGCCGCCGGCTGCGTGAGCAAGGAACCCGCCCTCGGCCTGGTGCGCGAGAAGATGGTGGGCGGCCTGTACCTGCCGCAGGACGAGACGGGCGACGTCCACCAGTTCACCCAGCGGCTCGCGAAGATCTGCGAGAGCATGGGCGTGGCCTTCCGCTACGGCACCACGGTCCGGATGCTGGACACCGAGGGCAGCCGCGTCACCGGCGTCGTGACCGATGCCGGCAGGCTGACCGCCGACCGCTATGTCGTGGCGCTCGGCAGCTATTCCGCCGCGCTGCTGCGGCCGCTCGGGATGAACCTGCCGGTCTATCCGGTGAAGGGCTATTCCATCACCGTGCCGATCACCGATCCGGACGGCGCCCCCGTCTCCACCGTGATGGACGAAACCTACAAGGTCGCCATCACCCGCCTCGGCGAGCGCATCCGCGTCGGCGGCACGGCGGAGCTGGCCGGGTTCAGCCTGACGCTGCGCCAGCCGCGCCGCGCCACGCTGGAACATTCGGTGCATGACCTCTTCCCCAGGGGCGGCGACCTGAGCAAGGCCAGCTTCTGGACCGGGCTGCGGCCGATGACGCCGGACGGCACGCCGATCGTGGGCGCCACCCCCTTCGGCAACCTCTTCACCAATACCGGCCACGGCACGCTGGGCTGGACCATGGCCTGCGGCTCCGGGCGATTGCTGGCCGATCTCGTGTCCGGCCGGACGCCGGAGATCGACAGCGCCGATCTCAGCCTTGCCCGCTACAGCCACGTGCGGCCGGAGGAGAAGGCGGCGGCCGAGAAGCAGGCGGCCTGA
- a CDS encoding peptide ABC transporter substrate-binding protein has translation MPFAFAGARAQNVPPPPSAPRGQVVVGLSQEPTVFNPLMPAIEVDQGVWWSLFDPLWGVDAEGNLTPALAKEVPSVENGGISRDGLSWTIKLKEGVTWHDGTPFTAEDVKFTIDLLNNPAFRARTRLGANLVRDIAIKGPHEISWRMEKAYSPYLSLLAWTFIVPKHLLASASDPNTAPFVNAPVGTGPFRWGERVPGDHLTLLANTRYHGTGPYLERVVFKYIPDLTVLYTQFRTGQIDHASIQGILANFYEEAKKLKGLVLSVNPSQQVEAIAPNLEFPALADKTVRQALYHGINKQAITDIVYYGLPKPTESFYPRQSWAFNADLPTHRYDPAAANKMLDEAGWKRGARGIREKNGVRLEFNSSTTAGNPLREQVQQLLAQDWQNIGISMKIANMPAAVIWGDFFTMSKYQSVLVSATYQTGNDPDCAFRFSSKAIPAKGGAGYNTMQYSNPEVDRLLEEATTTFDREERRAAYQKVQALVRDDLAILPIYQPAPVEGLKEGLIGYKPNINVQSNCWNMATWYWAR, from the coding sequence ATGCCTTTCGCTTTTGCCGGCGCGCGGGCGCAGAACGTCCCGCCACCGCCTTCCGCGCCGCGTGGACAGGTGGTGGTCGGCCTGTCGCAGGAACCCACCGTCTTCAACCCGCTGATGCCGGCCATCGAGGTGGACCAGGGCGTCTGGTGGAGCCTCTTCGACCCGCTCTGGGGCGTCGATGCCGAAGGCAACCTGACGCCGGCCCTGGCGAAGGAAGTCCCCTCCGTCGAGAATGGCGGCATCTCCAGGGACGGCCTGTCCTGGACGATCAAGCTGAAGGAGGGCGTCACCTGGCATGACGGCACGCCCTTCACCGCCGAGGATGTGAAGTTCACCATCGACCTGCTGAACAATCCGGCCTTCCGGGCGCGGACACGGCTGGGCGCCAATCTGGTCCGCGACATCGCGATCAAGGGGCCGCACGAGATCTCCTGGCGGATGGAGAAGGCGTATTCGCCCTATCTGTCGCTGCTGGCCTGGACCTTCATCGTGCCGAAGCACCTGCTCGCCTCGGCCTCCGATCCCAACACCGCGCCCTTCGTCAACGCGCCGGTCGGCACCGGCCCCTTCCGCTGGGGGGAGCGCGTGCCGGGCGACCACCTGACCCTGCTCGCCAACACCAGGTACCACGGCACGGGCCCGTATCTGGAGCGGGTGGTCTTCAAGTACATCCCGGACCTGACAGTGCTCTACACCCAGTTCCGCACCGGCCAGATCGACCATGCCAGCATCCAGGGCATCCTCGCGAATTTCTACGAGGAAGCGAAGAAGCTGAAGGGCCTCGTGCTCTCGGTGAATCCCAGCCAACAGGTGGAGGCGATCGCGCCGAACCTGGAATTCCCCGCGCTCGCCGACAAGACGGTGCGGCAGGCGCTGTATCACGGGATCAACAAGCAGGCGATCACGGACATCGTCTATTACGGCCTGCCCAAGCCCACGGAATCCTTCTATCCGCGCCAGTCCTGGGCCTTCAACGCGGACCTGCCGACGCATCGCTACGACCCGGCCGCCGCCAACAAGATGCTCGACGAGGCGGGATGGAAGCGCGGCGCCCGCGGCATCCGCGAGAAGAACGGCGTGCGGCTGGAGTTCAACTCCTCCACCACCGCCGGCAACCCGCTGCGCGAACAGGTGCAGCAGCTCCTGGCGCAGGACTGGCAGAATATCGGCATCTCGATGAAGATCGCCAACATGCCGGCGGCGGTGATCTGGGGCGATTTCTTCACCATGTCGAAGTACCAGTCGGTGCTGGTCTCGGCCACCTACCAGACGGGCAACGACCCGGACTGCGCCTTCCGCTTCAGCAGCAAGGCCATCCCCGCCAAGGGCGGCGCCGGCTACAACACCATGCAGTATTCCAATCCGGAGGTGGACAGGCTCCTGGAGGAAGCCACCACCACCTTCGACCGCGAGGAGCGCCGCGCCGCCTACCAGAAGGTGCAGGCCCTGGTGCGCGACGACCTGGCGATCCTGCCGATCTACCAGCCCGCGCCGGTGGAGGGGCTCAAGGAAGGGCTGATCGGCTACAAGCCGAACATCAACGTGCAGTCCAATTGCTGGAACATGGCCACCTGGTACTGGGCCCGCTGA
- a CDS encoding FAD-dependent monooxygenase, translated as MPGFPIGIIGGGIGGLAAAIALHQAGHEVLVFEQARQFSRVGADINLTPNAVRALDGLGIGAALREHGARPTHRVSRNWDTGEETSVLAMSGEAEAKYGAPQLTLHRADLLRALEAALPAERIRLSRRATAIREDEAGVHLAFADGTQACVSALIGADGIHSVVRAALFGEEQPRFTGVVAYRAVIPRDRLDLPGLDRFTKWWGPNAASQIVTFPISAGRETFIFATTPQESWREESWTTPGSVEELRAEYAGYHPEARALLAACDSVLKTALYERDPLPAWSRGRITLLGDACHPMMPFMAQGAGMAVEDAVVLARCLDAGAGDIPAALRRYEQARMARTAEIQVASRGNAWLRAGGNADWVYGYDAWTVPLDPAPAAAA; from the coding sequence ATGCCAGGATTCCCCATCGGAATCATCGGCGGCGGCATTGGCGGCCTCGCCGCCGCCATCGCCTTGCATCAGGCCGGGCACGAGGTCCTGGTCTTCGAGCAGGCGCGCCAGTTCTCCCGCGTCGGCGCCGACATCAACCTGACGCCCAATGCCGTGCGCGCCCTGGACGGGCTCGGCATCGGCGCGGCGCTGCGCGAGCATGGCGCCCGCCCGACGCATCGCGTCAGCCGCAACTGGGACACGGGCGAGGAAACCTCCGTCCTGGCCATGTCCGGCGAAGCGGAGGCGAAATACGGCGCCCCGCAGCTCACCCTGCACCGCGCCGACCTGCTGCGCGCGCTGGAGGCGGCGCTGCCCGCCGAGCGCATCCGCCTCAGCCGGCGCGCGACCGCGATCCGGGAGGACGAGGCGGGCGTGCATCTCGCCTTCGCCGATGGCACGCAAGCCTGCGTCTCGGCGCTGATCGGCGCGGATGGCATCCATTCCGTGGTGCGCGCCGCCCTGTTCGGCGAGGAGCAGCCGCGCTTCACCGGCGTGGTCGCCTATCGCGCCGTGATCCCGCGCGACAGGCTGGACCTGCCCGGGCTCGACCGCTTCACCAAGTGGTGGGGCCCGAATGCCGCGAGCCAGATCGTCACCTTCCCGATCAGCGCGGGGCGCGAGACCTTCATCTTCGCCACGACACCGCAGGAAAGCTGGCGCGAGGAATCCTGGACCACGCCCGGCAGCGTCGAGGAGCTGCGCGCCGAATATGCCGGCTACCACCCCGAGGCGCGGGCGCTGCTGGCAGCCTGCGACAGCGTGCTCAAGACCGCGCTTTACGAGCGCGATCCGCTGCCCGCCTGGTCGCGCGGCCGCATCACCCTGCTCGGCGATGCCTGCCACCCGATGATGCCCTTCATGGCGCAGGGCGCCGGCATGGCGGTGGAGGATGCGGTGGTGCTGGCCCGCTGCCTGGACGCGGGCGCCGGCGACATCCCGGCCGCCCTGCGCCGCTACGAGCAGGCGCGCATGGCCCGCACCGCCGAGATCCAGGTCGCCTCGCGTGGCAATGCCTGGCTGCGGGCCGGCGGCAATGCGGACTGGGTCTATGGCTATGACGCCTGGACCGTGCCGCTCGACCCCGCGCCTGCGGCGGCGGCGTGA
- a CDS encoding ABC transporter permease: MPSEATAGALATPARRSGNPALRRFLRHRLALFGAVTILLLVLLCVLGPHLLPYDDLYIDLRARFAPPFAGPHVLGTDQLGRDTLARLLMAGRISLAVGFAAMALSMLIGISVGLIAGFYGGVVGAVLMRFVDAMLCFPSIFLLLALAAFVQPDVVSIIILIALTAWMEVARIVEAQIRALRERDFAVAAEASGAGDARIMLRELLPNALAPIVVSATLNVAHAILAESYISFLGYGIQPPTPSWGNMLDNAQTYLGSAPWLAIIPGAVIALTVTCFNFLGDGLRDALDPRAAGR; the protein is encoded by the coding sequence ATGCCCAGCGAAGCCACGGCCGGCGCCCTCGCCACCCCAGCCCGCCGCTCCGGCAACCCGGCGCTGCGCCGCTTCCTGCGGCACCGGCTGGCGCTGTTCGGCGCCGTCACCATCCTGCTGCTGGTGCTGCTCTGCGTCCTCGGGCCGCATCTGCTGCCCTATGACGACCTCTATATCGACCTGCGCGCCCGCTTCGCACCGCCCTTCGCCGGCCCGCATGTCCTGGGCACCGACCAGCTCGGCCGCGACACGCTGGCGCGGCTGCTGATGGCGGGGCGGATCTCGCTGGCCGTGGGCTTCGCCGCCATGGCGCTGTCGATGCTGATCGGCATCAGCGTCGGGCTCATCGCCGGCTTCTATGGCGGGGTGGTGGGCGCGGTGCTGATGCGCTTCGTCGATGCGATGCTCTGCTTCCCCAGCATCTTCCTGCTCCTGGCCCTGGCGGCCTTCGTGCAGCCGGACGTGGTGAGCATCATCATCCTGATCGCGCTGACCGCGTGGATGGAGGTGGCGCGCATCGTGGAGGCACAGATCCGCGCGCTACGCGAGCGCGACTTCGCCGTGGCGGCGGAGGCGAGCGGCGCGGGCGATGCACGGATCATGCTGCGGGAGCTGCTGCCCAACGCGCTGGCGCCGATCGTGGTCTCGGCCACGCTGAACGTCGCGCATGCGATCCTGGCGGAATCCTATATCAGCTTCCTGGGCTATGGCATCCAGCCGCCGACGCCGAGCTGGGGCAACATGCTCGACAACGCGCAGACCTATCTCGGCAGCGCGCCCTGGCTCGCCATCATCCCCGGGGCGGTGATCGCGCTGACGGTGACCTGCTTCAACTTCCTGGGCGACGGGCTGCGCGATGCGCTGGACCCGCGGGCGGCGGGGCGGTGA
- a CDS encoding NAD-dependent succinate-semialdehyde dehydrogenase yields MYPDVQLFINGTWRAATGGRKEPVINPATEETIGTVAYAARADLDEALEAAAKGFRTWRATSAFERYKLIRKAANLLRERADKIARIMTMEQGKPLAEAKMEVMGAADTADWLAEEGRRTYGRVVPARAEGVYQLVIKEPVGPVAAFTPWNFPINQIVRKLCSALATGCSIIVKAPEETPASPAELIRAFADAGIPDGVIGLVYGVPAEISEYLIPHPVIRKITFTGSTPVGKQLAALAGQYMKRATMELGGHAPAFVFDDADVGLAARTLATSKLRNAGQVCVSPTRFLVQEKIFDQFVEQFSGHLAAAKVGNGLEEGVTMGPLANERRIPAIEGLINDAKQKGAEVRTGGNRIGNKGYFFEPTVLTGVTREMRAMNEEPFGPLALMVPFRDFDEAIEEGNRLPFGLASYAFTRSAKTAQALGDKVESGMMTINHLGLALPEVPFGGIKDSGYGSEGGIEALESYLNTKFVSQAGL; encoded by the coding sequence ATGTATCCGGACGTCCAGCTCTTCATCAACGGCACCTGGCGTGCCGCGACCGGCGGCCGCAAGGAGCCGGTGATCAACCCGGCCACCGAGGAGACGATCGGCACCGTGGCCTATGCCGCCCGCGCCGACCTGGACGAGGCGCTGGAAGCCGCGGCGAAGGGCTTCCGCACCTGGCGCGCCACCTCGGCCTTCGAACGCTACAAGCTGATCCGCAAGGCGGCGAACCTGTTGCGCGAGCGGGCCGACAAGATCGCCCGCATCATGACCATGGAGCAGGGCAAGCCGCTGGCCGAGGCGAAGATGGAGGTGATGGGCGCCGCCGACACCGCCGACTGGCTGGCCGAGGAAGGCCGCCGCACCTATGGCCGCGTCGTCCCCGCCCGGGCTGAGGGCGTGTACCAGCTCGTGATCAAGGAGCCGGTCGGCCCCGTCGCCGCCTTCACACCCTGGAACTTCCCGATCAACCAGATCGTGCGCAAGCTCTGCTCGGCGCTGGCCACCGGCTGCTCGATCATCGTCAAGGCACCGGAGGAGACCCCGGCCTCCCCGGCCGAGCTGATCCGCGCCTTCGCCGATGCGGGCATCCCCGACGGCGTGATCGGCCTCGTCTATGGCGTGCCGGCGGAGATCTCGGAATACCTCATCCCGCACCCGGTGATCCGCAAGATCACCTTCACCGGCTCCACCCCGGTGGGCAAGCAGCTTGCCGCCCTGGCCGGGCAGTACATGAAGCGCGCGACGATGGAGCTCGGCGGCCATGCCCCGGCCTTCGTCTTCGACGACGCGGATGTGGGCCTCGCGGCCAGGACGCTCGCCACCTCCAAGCTGCGCAACGCGGGCCAGGTCTGCGTCTCCCCGACGCGCTTCCTGGTGCAGGAGAAGATCTTCGACCAGTTCGTCGAGCAGTTCTCCGGCCATCTCGCCGCCGCCAAGGTGGGCAACGGGCTGGAGGAAGGCGTCACCATGGGCCCGCTGGCCAATGAGCGCCGCATCCCCGCCATCGAGGGGCTGATCAACGACGCGAAGCAGAAGGGCGCCGAGGTCCGCACCGGCGGCAACCGCATCGGCAACAAGGGCTATTTCTTCGAGCCCACGGTGCTGACCGGCGTGACGCGCGAGATGCGGGCGATGAACGAGGAGCCCTTCGGCCCGCTGGCGCTGATGGTGCCCTTCCGCGACTTCGACGAGGCCATCGAGGAAGGCAACCGCCTGCCCTTCGGCCTGGCCTCCTATGCCTTCACTCGCTCCGCCAAGACGGCGCAGGCGCTGGGCGACAAGGTCGAATCCGGCATGATGACCATCAACCACCTGGGCCTCGCCCTGCCGGAAGTGCCCTTCGGCGGCATCAAGGACAGCGGCTACGGCTCCGAGGGCGGCATCGAGGCGCTGGAATCCTACTTGAACACCAAGTTCGTCTCCCAGGCCGGGCTCTGA
- a CDS encoding IclR family transcriptional regulator, whose protein sequence is MQRAVRLMEYIAAGGPTANLSEAARRTGINRATLARLLDTLEYEGVLERAQGGEFRLGLRFLGLAASALASRDLVSLARPVLARLAAETGLSSYLVVLSGGEALYLAREMPDTPLVSHIRIGSRVPAHLTTPGRVLLAPLTPAERRARLGLDPLPTATPHSPATHAALDAVLAEDTARGCAWSFSAYEPGVDSCAAVVRGQGDGAIAALSLAGPAAQFGRAAFRAEVERQVKGAAAELSRLMGAGAGAAREV, encoded by the coding sequence GTGCAGCGGGCCGTCCGGCTGATGGAATACATCGCGGCGGGCGGCCCGACCGCGAATCTCAGCGAGGCGGCGCGGCGCACCGGCATCAATCGCGCCACGCTGGCGCGGCTGCTGGACACGCTGGAATACGAAGGCGTGCTGGAACGCGCCCAGGGGGGCGAGTTCCGCCTGGGCCTGCGCTTCCTGGGCCTCGCCGCCTCCGCCCTGGCCTCGCGCGATCTGGTGTCCCTGGCGCGGCCGGTGCTGGCGCGGCTGGCGGCGGAAACCGGGCTTTCCTCCTATCTCGTCGTGCTCAGCGGCGGGGAGGCGCTCTACCTCGCCCGCGAGATGCCGGACACGCCGCTGGTCAGCCATATCCGGATCGGCAGCCGCGTGCCGGCGCACCTGACCACGCCGGGCCGCGTGCTGCTCGCGCCGCTGACGCCGGCCGAACGGCGCGCGCGCCTCGGCCTCGATCCCCTCCCCACCGCCACGCCGCATTCCCCCGCCACGCATGCGGCCCTGGACGCCGTGCTGGCCGAGGACACGGCGCGCGGCTGCGCCTGGAGCTTCTCCGCCTATGAGCCCGGCGTGGATTCCTGCGCGGCCGTGGTGCGGGGCCAGGGGGATGGGGCCATTGCCGCGCTCAGCCTTGCCGGGCCCGCCGCGCAGTTCGGTCGTGCGGCGTTCCGGGCGGAGGTGGAGCGACAGGTGAAGGGTGCGGCGGCGGAACTGTCGCGGCTGATGGGGGCCGGCGCTGGCGCCGCGCGAGAGGTTTGA